In Microplitis mediator isolate UGA2020A chromosome 2, iyMicMedi2.1, whole genome shotgun sequence, a single window of DNA contains:
- the LOC130663330 gene encoding uncharacterized protein LOC130663330 isoform X1, translated as MVSFYLQPLLDSISPIVFPGITEGYLCGNAAINNIILPHNSVSRIHCNFQVSPRSLSVVDLKSANGTYINGNRIKPLIPRNIAEGDIIGIASNKTENVDTDKPFVYRLKIHILNDNEHDWKRKFDSGLHPGEEKKARIEINTNLQPEIDVKDDDNDVCVIVEIPKEDDENLMGNSADKKKMKAPIRNQRKEIAQQSAQEMEIDDNYKRFEQNKKNAEERNEKNVNKNPKENTKPIAANQSGSLDKKTIIQPIASDSLKSDAIDKDVTVKNFKENIKPDAPNQSGTLDKKTIIQSIASTSLKSDATDKNDNIKNFKENDKPKSSNQSGTLDKKTIIQSVASTSLQSDATDKNDVIKNDKPKLSNHKCTSDKKNIIKRNNKPNASYQSGILDKKITIQSIASNSLKSDVIDMEDVIKNFKENDKQNAANQSGVLDMGNIKPIASTSFKYDTDDKQFSNSPKISRKNTEPKSKDKILGIGQRSHAITKPPTYKKITSNECRENDPEYLRNKIADWNKYVERKRKEWKIYLNAKLRSIPESKRNTLESILLRPTTKNSQPLVLPHIISNKNLEHQSKDKNILSGNASIALLNLQLLSFDKNRKSVQQDKSNKIIKAESKHPTFEKQASRQSKIGPVLSAAAASILADTGIEKNSLGKFTTDHSRSLSINERSPINRQDKNNHVNEQQKVASIGKHNDSTIGALAIVYDLTNSRSDLPKSAFKAAGFSKPIKKVKFSNNLPTKSTAQEVSMPSTSYDNGLSIQIQNNVKSTPKKPELTNHSLKLPLDFLEFILKWDPQWLDSKEFSQEIRIQLPFRSGNTAHQKMEMHLRPSFINYYSMMSTLILHEMWTCIIKAKRKPSIYGVINYESTTITLYDYIDYSLTEFDIDIEQVENVDSGDLVILALTLSDGKSKLPIFAYIKDCKKKVLTQTAHKGLEDVVLVTYTLVTKRLPPNIVCDERYKLQCVYNISIFVHMIQAVKSLQSSPLFPIINPTVEEEIFSLPKIPIYKSYKFLTDNKLDEKQMETIVRITNAIVGGSPKVCLIDGPPGTGKSHVIVNLVTEIMGSYKRCQKKERILICTRSNAAIDSITEKLIDIRNELKAASPLKECPFKIVRIGSAKSLTHESVKEVLVSKLMRDTNKSFADIVNEADIIACTLSSCWAYRMESTFARGLEKVNVCIIDDAMMSWEPESLLPLMIGVKQLVLVGDSNQLPISIASNEVKEFNHHKSLFSRLHEKFELNKNNPIITLDNQYRTAKEIIDWPNKFFYNNKLHTNVSIPQKWPFQEYGVFGHDSEETLKFSCNSYINRGEANFVSNLIYTMIIRSGLDELDNKIRIGVVTPYYHQKELIDDLLTERVGRMVHALIFIICFLIKEKNDFLSSKQDRNLNFRYSINGEKIPVDVKNKIVINVNTTDCFQGQEYDIIIMSCVRSSKLGLLYDQQRLCRTLTRAKYSLFICGNFKFIKTDDDATWRNLLEDAHNRGFYKHVNYEMTTRDMKDSKIVMKN; from the exons ATGGTGAGCTTTTATCTTCAACCTTTACTAGATTCAATATCACCAATTGTATTTCCGGGTATTACCGAAGGG TATTTATGCGGAAATGCGgctataaataatatcataCTGCCTCATAATTCAGTGTCACGTATCCACTGCAATTTTCAAGTGTCACCAAGGAGTCTGTCGGTAGTAGATCTTAAG agcgCTAATGGAACTTATATAAACGGTAATAGAATCAAGCCGCTAATACCGAGAAATATTGCTGAAGGAGATATTATTGGAATAGCGAGTAATAAAACTGAAAATGTCGACACTGATAAACCTTTTGTGTATCGTCTTAAAATCCAC ATTTTGAATGACAATGAACATGATTGGAAGAGGAAATTCGATAGCGGGTTACATCCAGGAGAGGAGAAAAAAGCTAGAATTGAAATTAACACCAACCTTCAACCAGAAATTGATGTAAAAG atgACGACAACGATGTCTGTGTAATTGTCGAAATACCTAAAGAAGATGATGAGAATTTAATGGGAAATTCAgctgataaaaagaaaatgaaagcGCCAATTAGGAATCAACGCAAGGAGATAGCGCAACAAAGCGCTCAAGAGATGGAGATAGATGACAATTATAAAAGATTTgagcaaaacaaaaaaaatgctgAAGAgaggaatgaaaaaaatgtcaataaaaatCCCAAAGAAAATACTAAACCTATAGCAGCAAACCAAAGCGGtagtttagataaaaaaacaattatacaACCTATTGCATCTGACTCATTAAAATCTGATGCTATTGATAAGGATGTTAccgttaaaaatttcaaagaaaataTCAAACCGGATGCGCCTAATCAAAGCGGTACTTTAGATAAGAAAACAATTATACAATCTATTGCATCTACTTCACTAAAATCTGATGCTACTGATAAGAATgacaacataaaaaatttcaaagaaaatGATAAACCGAAATCGTCAAACCAAAGCGGTACTctagataaaaaaacaattatacaATCTGTTGCATCTACTTCACTACAATCTGATGCTACTGATAAGAATGATgtcattaaaaatgataaaccaAAATTGTCAAACCATAAATGTACTTCagataagaaaaatatcataaaaagaAACAATAAACCAAATGCGTCATACCAAAGCggtattttagataaaaaaataactatacaATCTATTGCATCTAACTCTCTAAAATCTGATGTTATTGATATGGAGgatgtcattaaaaatttcaaagaaaatGATAAACAGAATGCGGCAAACCAAAGCGGTGTTTTAGATATGGGAAATATAAAACCTATTGCATCTACTTCCTTTAAATATGACACTGATGataaacaattttcaaattcgcccaaaatttcaagaaaaaatactGAACCCAAAAGCAAAGATAAAATCTTAGGAATTGGACAAAGATCACACGCAATCACTAAACCacctacttataaaaaaataacttcaaATGAATGCCGTGAAAATGATCCGGAATATCTGCGAAATAAAATCGCAGATTGGAACAAATATGTAGAGAGAAAAAGAAAGgaatggaaaatttatttaaatgctaAGCTACGCTCTATCCCAGAGTCTAAAAGAAATACCTTAGAATCTATTCTACTTAGACCTACAACTAAGAATAGCCAGCCTCTAGTCTTACCTCacataatttcaaataaaaatcttgAACACCAAAGCAAAGATAAGAACATATTAAGTGGAAACGCATCAATTGCTTTACTTAATCTTCAACTATTGTCTTTCGATAAAAACCGTAAAAGTGTCCAACAAGATAAgagtaacaaaataataaaggCAGAAAGTAAACATCCAACTTTTGAAAAACAGGCCAGCAGACAATCTAAAATCGGCCCAGTTCTGTCAGCAGCAGCTGCTTCAATACTAGCCGATACAGGgatcgaaaaaaattccttaGGAAAATTTACTACTGATCATTCTCGCAGTCTTTCAATTAACGAAAGGTCTCCAATTAATAGACAAGATAAAAACAATCATGTAAATGAACAGCAAAAAGTTGCTAGTATTGGAAAGCATAACGACAGTACCATTGGTGCGCTTGCTATTGTTTATGATTTGACAAATAGCCGATCAGATTTACCCAAATCCGCATTCAAGGCAGCGGGATTTTCCAaaccaataaaaaaagtaaaattctcCAATAATTTACCGACCAAATCAACTGCACAGGAAGTGTCAATGCCATCAACATCTTACGATAATGGTTTGAgcattcaaattcaaaataatgtaaaatcAACTCCCAAAAAACCTGAACTGACCAACCATTCATTAAAACTACCACTTGACTTCTTGGAGTTTATTCTGAAGTGGGACCCTCAGTGGTTAGATAGCAAGGAATTCAGTCAGGAAATTCGAATCCAATTACCATTTCGAAGCGGCAATACAGCTCATCAGAAAATGGAAATGCATTTAAGaccaagttttataaattattacagtATGATGTCGACATTAATTTTACATGAAATGTGGACTTGCATCATTAAAGCCAAGCGGAAGCCTTCTATATACGGAGTTATTAATTACGAATCAACCACCATAACACTATATGACTACATTGACTATTCGTTAACTGAATTTGACATTGACATAGAACAGGTAGAAAATGTAGATTCTGGTGATCTTGTGATCTTGGCACTGACATTAAGTGATGGGAAATCAAAGCTCCCAATATTTGCTTACATAaaagattgtaaaaaaaaagtattgacaCAAACAGCTCATAAAGGACTTGAGGATGTGGTCTTGGTGACTTACACACTGGTCACTAAACGATTGCCACCAAATATTGTGTGCGATGAAAGGTACAAATTACAGTGCGTATATAACATAAGCATATTTGTACACATGATTCAAGCTGTAAAATCTTTACAATCATCACCACTGTTCCCAATCATTAATCCTACTGTTGAAgaggaaattttttcattaccaAAAATACCCATTTATAAATCATACAAATTTCTCACTGACAATAAATTGGATGAAAAACAAATGGAAACTATTGTGCGCATCACGAACGCAATAGTTGGAGGCAGCCCCAAGGTTTGTTTGATTGACGGACCACCGGGTACTGGAAAATCGCACGTGATTGTTAATCTTGTGACAGAAATAATGGGCAGTTACAAGAGATGTCAGAAGAAAGAACGCATACTCATTTGCACCCGGTCCAATGCGGCTATTGACTCAAtaactgaaaaattaattgacattCGCAATGAGCTAAAAGCAGCAAGTCCTCTTAAAGAATgtccatttaaaattgtacGGATCGGAAGCGCTAAATCGCTAACACACGAGAGTGTTAAGGAGGTTCTTGTTAGTAAATTGATGAGAGACACGAACAAGAGTTTCGCTGACATTGTAAATGAGGCGGATATTATTGCTTGTACATTATCATCTTGCTGGGCATATAGAATGGAATCAACGTTTGCCAGAGGTTTAGAAAAAGTTAATGTGTGTATTATTGACGATGCGATGATGAGTTGGGAACCAGAGTCACTGCTTCCGCTGATGATTGGCGTTAAGCAGTTGGTACTTGTAGGGGATTCAAATCAGCTGCCGATTTCAATTGCTTCCAATGAAGTCAAAGAATTTAATCACCATAAATCGTTATTTTCACGTcttcatgaaaaatttgagcttaataaaaataatcctaTTATTACGCTAGACAACCAGTACCGAACAGCAAAAGAAATAATAGATTggcctaataaatttttttataataacaagTTACATACTAACGTCTCTATACCACAGAAATGGCCATTCCAAGAGTATGGAGTATTTGGTCATGACTCTGAAGAAACGCTCAAGTTTTCTTGTAATTCTTACATCAATCGTGGGGAGGCAAACTTTGTTTCTAATCTCATTTATACAATGATAATCCGTTCTGGATTGGACGAATTGGATAATAAAATACGTATCGGAGTTGTTACACCTTATTACCATCAGAAAGAACTAATTGATGATTTATTAACTGAAAG GGTGGGGAGAATGGtgcatgcgctaatttttatcatttgttttctcataaaagaaaagaacgaCTTTCTTTCCTCTAAACAGgacaggaatttaaacttccGGTACag CATTAATGGTGAAAAGATACCAGTTGatgttaaaaacaaaattgtgaTAAACGTTAATACAACTGATTGTTTTCAAGGACAAGAATATGACATAATAATCATGTCGTGCGTTAGAAGCAGCAAACTGGGACTTTTATACGATCAGCAACGACTGTGTCGGACTTTAACGCGTGCGAAATATTCATTATTCATTTgcggaaatttcaaatttattaaa actgATGATGATGCAACTTGGAGAAATTTACTTGAAGATGCACACAATCGTGGTTTCTATAAACACGTTAATTATGAAATGACTACACGAGATATGAAAGATTCTAAGATAGTAATGAAGAATTGA
- the LOC130663330 gene encoding uncharacterized protein LOC130663330 isoform X2, translating to MVSFYLQPLLDSISPIVFPGITEGYLCGNAAINNIILPHNSVSRIHCNFQVSPRSLSVVDLKSANGTYINGNRIKPLIPRNIAEGDIIGIASNKTENVDTDKPFVYRLKIHILNDNEHDWKRKFDSGLHPGEEKKARIEINTNLQPEIDVKDDDNDVCVIVEIPKEDDENLMGNSADKKKMKAPIRNQRKEIAQQSAQEMEIDDNYKRFEQNKKNAEERNEKNVNKNPKENTKPIAANQSGSLDKKTIIQPIASDSLKSDAIDKDVTVKNFKENIKPDAPNQSGTLDKKTIIQSIASTSLKSDATDKNDNIKNFKENDKPKSSNQSGTLDKKTIIQSVASTSLQSDATDKNDVIKNDKPKLSNHKCTSDKKNIIKRNNKPNASYQSGILDKKITIQSIASNSLKSDVIDMEDVIKNFKENDKQNAANQSGVLDMGNIKPIASTSFKYDTDDKQFSNSPKISRKNTEPKSKDKILGIGQRSHAITKPPTYKKITSNECRENDPEYLRNKIADWNKYVERKRKEWKIYLNAKLRSIPESKRNTLESILLRPTTKNSQPLVLPHIISNKNLEHQSKDKNILSGNASIALLNLQLLSFDKNRKSVQQDKSNKIIKAESKHPTFEKQASRQSKIGPVLSAAAASILADTGIEKNSLGKFTTDHSRSLSINERSPINRQDKNNHVNEQQKVASIGKHNDSTIGALAIVYDLTNSRSDLPKSAFKAAGFSKPIKKVKFSNNLPTKSTAQEVSMPSTSYDNGLSIQIQNNVKSTPKKPELTNHSLKLPLDFLEFILKWDPQWLDSKEFSQEIRIQLPFRSGNTAHQKMEMHLRPSFINYYSMMSTLILHEMWTCIIKAKRKPSIYGVINYESTTITLYDYIDYSLTEFDIDIEQVENVDSGDLVILALTLSDGKSKLPIFAYIKDCKKKVLTQTAHKGLEDVVLVTYTLVTKRLPPNIVCDERYKLQCVYNISIFVHMIQAVKSLQSSPLFPIINPTVEEEIFSLPKIPIYKSYKFLTDNKLDEKQMETIVRITNAIVGGSPKVCLIDGPPGTGKSHVIVNLVTEIMGSYKRCQKKERILICTRSNAAIDSITEKLIDIRNELKAASPLKECPFKIVRIGSAKSLTHESVKEVLVSKLMRDTNKSFADIVNEADIIACTLSSCWAYRMESTFARGLEKVNVCIIDDAMMSWEPESLLPLMIGVKQLVLVGDSNQLPISIASNEVKEFNHHKSLFSRLHEKFELNKNNPIITLDNQYRTAKEIIDWPNKFFYNNKLHTNVSIPQKWPFQEYGVFGHDSEETLKFSCNSYINRGEANFVSNLIYTMIIRSGLDELDNKIRIGVVTPYYHQKELIDDLLTESINGEKIPVDVKNKIVINVNTTDCFQGQEYDIIIMSCVRSSKLGLLYDQQRLCRTLTRAKYSLFICGNFKFIKTDDDATWRNLLEDAHNRGFYKHVNYEMTTRDMKDSKIVMKN from the exons ATGGTGAGCTTTTATCTTCAACCTTTACTAGATTCAATATCACCAATTGTATTTCCGGGTATTACCGAAGGG TATTTATGCGGAAATGCGgctataaataatatcataCTGCCTCATAATTCAGTGTCACGTATCCACTGCAATTTTCAAGTGTCACCAAGGAGTCTGTCGGTAGTAGATCTTAAG agcgCTAATGGAACTTATATAAACGGTAATAGAATCAAGCCGCTAATACCGAGAAATATTGCTGAAGGAGATATTATTGGAATAGCGAGTAATAAAACTGAAAATGTCGACACTGATAAACCTTTTGTGTATCGTCTTAAAATCCAC ATTTTGAATGACAATGAACATGATTGGAAGAGGAAATTCGATAGCGGGTTACATCCAGGAGAGGAGAAAAAAGCTAGAATTGAAATTAACACCAACCTTCAACCAGAAATTGATGTAAAAG atgACGACAACGATGTCTGTGTAATTGTCGAAATACCTAAAGAAGATGATGAGAATTTAATGGGAAATTCAgctgataaaaagaaaatgaaagcGCCAATTAGGAATCAACGCAAGGAGATAGCGCAACAAAGCGCTCAAGAGATGGAGATAGATGACAATTATAAAAGATTTgagcaaaacaaaaaaaatgctgAAGAgaggaatgaaaaaaatgtcaataaaaatCCCAAAGAAAATACTAAACCTATAGCAGCAAACCAAAGCGGtagtttagataaaaaaacaattatacaACCTATTGCATCTGACTCATTAAAATCTGATGCTATTGATAAGGATGTTAccgttaaaaatttcaaagaaaataTCAAACCGGATGCGCCTAATCAAAGCGGTACTTTAGATAAGAAAACAATTATACAATCTATTGCATCTACTTCACTAAAATCTGATGCTACTGATAAGAATgacaacataaaaaatttcaaagaaaatGATAAACCGAAATCGTCAAACCAAAGCGGTACTctagataaaaaaacaattatacaATCTGTTGCATCTACTTCACTACAATCTGATGCTACTGATAAGAATGATgtcattaaaaatgataaaccaAAATTGTCAAACCATAAATGTACTTCagataagaaaaatatcataaaaagaAACAATAAACCAAATGCGTCATACCAAAGCggtattttagataaaaaaataactatacaATCTATTGCATCTAACTCTCTAAAATCTGATGTTATTGATATGGAGgatgtcattaaaaatttcaaagaaaatGATAAACAGAATGCGGCAAACCAAAGCGGTGTTTTAGATATGGGAAATATAAAACCTATTGCATCTACTTCCTTTAAATATGACACTGATGataaacaattttcaaattcgcccaaaatttcaagaaaaaatactGAACCCAAAAGCAAAGATAAAATCTTAGGAATTGGACAAAGATCACACGCAATCACTAAACCacctacttataaaaaaataacttcaaATGAATGCCGTGAAAATGATCCGGAATATCTGCGAAATAAAATCGCAGATTGGAACAAATATGTAGAGAGAAAAAGAAAGgaatggaaaatttatttaaatgctaAGCTACGCTCTATCCCAGAGTCTAAAAGAAATACCTTAGAATCTATTCTACTTAGACCTACAACTAAGAATAGCCAGCCTCTAGTCTTACCTCacataatttcaaataaaaatcttgAACACCAAAGCAAAGATAAGAACATATTAAGTGGAAACGCATCAATTGCTTTACTTAATCTTCAACTATTGTCTTTCGATAAAAACCGTAAAAGTGTCCAACAAGATAAgagtaacaaaataataaaggCAGAAAGTAAACATCCAACTTTTGAAAAACAGGCCAGCAGACAATCTAAAATCGGCCCAGTTCTGTCAGCAGCAGCTGCTTCAATACTAGCCGATACAGGgatcgaaaaaaattccttaGGAAAATTTACTACTGATCATTCTCGCAGTCTTTCAATTAACGAAAGGTCTCCAATTAATAGACAAGATAAAAACAATCATGTAAATGAACAGCAAAAAGTTGCTAGTATTGGAAAGCATAACGACAGTACCATTGGTGCGCTTGCTATTGTTTATGATTTGACAAATAGCCGATCAGATTTACCCAAATCCGCATTCAAGGCAGCGGGATTTTCCAaaccaataaaaaaagtaaaattctcCAATAATTTACCGACCAAATCAACTGCACAGGAAGTGTCAATGCCATCAACATCTTACGATAATGGTTTGAgcattcaaattcaaaataatgtaaaatcAACTCCCAAAAAACCTGAACTGACCAACCATTCATTAAAACTACCACTTGACTTCTTGGAGTTTATTCTGAAGTGGGACCCTCAGTGGTTAGATAGCAAGGAATTCAGTCAGGAAATTCGAATCCAATTACCATTTCGAAGCGGCAATACAGCTCATCAGAAAATGGAAATGCATTTAAGaccaagttttataaattattacagtATGATGTCGACATTAATTTTACATGAAATGTGGACTTGCATCATTAAAGCCAAGCGGAAGCCTTCTATATACGGAGTTATTAATTACGAATCAACCACCATAACACTATATGACTACATTGACTATTCGTTAACTGAATTTGACATTGACATAGAACAGGTAGAAAATGTAGATTCTGGTGATCTTGTGATCTTGGCACTGACATTAAGTGATGGGAAATCAAAGCTCCCAATATTTGCTTACATAaaagattgtaaaaaaaaagtattgacaCAAACAGCTCATAAAGGACTTGAGGATGTGGTCTTGGTGACTTACACACTGGTCACTAAACGATTGCCACCAAATATTGTGTGCGATGAAAGGTACAAATTACAGTGCGTATATAACATAAGCATATTTGTACACATGATTCAAGCTGTAAAATCTTTACAATCATCACCACTGTTCCCAATCATTAATCCTACTGTTGAAgaggaaattttttcattaccaAAAATACCCATTTATAAATCATACAAATTTCTCACTGACAATAAATTGGATGAAAAACAAATGGAAACTATTGTGCGCATCACGAACGCAATAGTTGGAGGCAGCCCCAAGGTTTGTTTGATTGACGGACCACCGGGTACTGGAAAATCGCACGTGATTGTTAATCTTGTGACAGAAATAATGGGCAGTTACAAGAGATGTCAGAAGAAAGAACGCATACTCATTTGCACCCGGTCCAATGCGGCTATTGACTCAAtaactgaaaaattaattgacattCGCAATGAGCTAAAAGCAGCAAGTCCTCTTAAAGAATgtccatttaaaattgtacGGATCGGAAGCGCTAAATCGCTAACACACGAGAGTGTTAAGGAGGTTCTTGTTAGTAAATTGATGAGAGACACGAACAAGAGTTTCGCTGACATTGTAAATGAGGCGGATATTATTGCTTGTACATTATCATCTTGCTGGGCATATAGAATGGAATCAACGTTTGCCAGAGGTTTAGAAAAAGTTAATGTGTGTATTATTGACGATGCGATGATGAGTTGGGAACCAGAGTCACTGCTTCCGCTGATGATTGGCGTTAAGCAGTTGGTACTTGTAGGGGATTCAAATCAGCTGCCGATTTCAATTGCTTCCAATGAAGTCAAAGAATTTAATCACCATAAATCGTTATTTTCACGTcttcatgaaaaatttgagcttaataaaaataatcctaTTATTACGCTAGACAACCAGTACCGAACAGCAAAAGAAATAATAGATTggcctaataaatttttttataataacaagTTACATACTAACGTCTCTATACCACAGAAATGGCCATTCCAAGAGTATGGAGTATTTGGTCATGACTCTGAAGAAACGCTCAAGTTTTCTTGTAATTCTTACATCAATCGTGGGGAGGCAAACTTTGTTTCTAATCTCATTTATACAATGATAATCCGTTCTGGATTGGACGAATTGGATAATAAAATACGTATCGGAGTTGTTACACCTTATTACCATCAGAAAGAACTAATTGATGATTTATTAACTGAAAG CATTAATGGTGAAAAGATACCAGTTGatgttaaaaacaaaattgtgaTAAACGTTAATACAACTGATTGTTTTCAAGGACAAGAATATGACATAATAATCATGTCGTGCGTTAGAAGCAGCAAACTGGGACTTTTATACGATCAGCAACGACTGTGTCGGACTTTAACGCGTGCGAAATATTCATTATTCATTTgcggaaatttcaaatttattaaa actgATGATGATGCAACTTGGAGAAATTTACTTGAAGATGCACACAATCGTGGTTTCTATAAACACGTTAATTATGAAATGACTACACGAGATATGAAAGATTCTAAGATAGTAATGAAGAATTGA